Below is a genomic region from Pseudomonas extremaustralis.
CGCTGACCGCTTCGGCCATTGCTTCGATGTTCCGGCGAGCGGCGCCGTATTGGCCGAGCAGGCCATCTACAAGGTCGCTCGACATCGGTGCGAAGAATTCGGACACATCTTCTACGATCTCCCCAAATGCCTGCTTTGCAATTGAACTCATGCGTTATCTCCAGATGCGCGCCCGCCGCTCACCGGCAGGCATGTAGGGGGATTGGGGTTAGGCTGTTGCTTTGGCGATATCGGCGGCTGCCCGGACGATTGCTCGGCGCGTGCCGAAATCGTCCATCGCTTCAATGATCATCACGCCATGTCGCGAGTGCTCCGCGCCAACTGAGTCGTGGTCCTCCATGAAGACGATGCAGATCCCGAGCCTGATTGCCAGCCGCAGGGCGTCGCCATCGTCATCCAGCGGTCGCCACAGTCGATAGCTTTCTCTATCGCCGATTCGAAGGCAGTTCCGCGCCGATTCAAAACAGAGAACAGGGCCGATTCCTGCCGCCTTTGCTGCCAATTCAAGAATCTGTTGGTCGTTCATGGCCTGGGCCCCTTGTAGATGAAGACGTAGGCGAACCAGAGGGTGGCGATCATGGCGTCACCCGCTTGAACTCGACCACCCAGACCCATGGGTTGGCGTTCCAATCGCCGCCGGTGGAAGTCCAAAGATCAGCGAAGTCCTTTCGTGCGTCCTCGATAGCCTGCTGAGGCGCATCTAACCACCATTGACCTCCCCACATTGCTTCACCGCGGGTGCTCACGCCTTCAGCGGTTACCTGTTCTGGCGTGATGTCCTGCAACCGCTCGACGCGCACGTCGGTGATCTCCAGCAGGATGCGGCTGGCCCATCTCGGCATGTGGATGCTTGGACGCCATGCGCCGTCATACTCCATAGCTTCAGTATCTGGCTTCCATTCCGCTTTCGCTGGGATCTGGTTCAGGCCGTAGTCGCCCGGCGGACAGCTTGCCCGGTAGATCCGTGCCGCACCTCGCTCATCGCCTTTGACCAAGTTGTCTTGCCAGTCGATACAGCAGCCGTCCTCGTTACCGAGCAAGGCGAAGGTCTCGCGCACCCACAGCCGGTCGCCCGCCCGACCATACGGGCACTCCGGATTAGGCTTTGTCACATCGGGGTTGCGAATGAACGGCTGGCCCAGGCCATAGCTGCCGATATCGGCTTTCGAGTGGGGCTGACACTTCACCTCGCGCCGCGTGACCGTCTTCCGGCCTTCCAGGATGGCGCGCACCATCGGCGCCGAGAATAGGATCGGGCGTTCCTTTATTTCAGACATGTGTCGTCCTTGCCGCTATAGCGGCTGACTTTGAAGGGGGGGTTACAGATTTTGCGGGGTTACACGGGTGATCGTGAATCCACGGTGCGTGTTGCGCTGGCCCTTAAGGCAGGAGGTGACAGTCGAAGGGTTCATCCCAGCGGCGATCAGGTCTTGCCGGCCTCGCAGCATCAGGCCGAATCCCGACTTCTCCGCCTGAATCCAGCCTTTTGATCTTCTGGCATTCAAGTCTTTGCCGTACACGATCAGGCCGGTATCAATGGCGTGCCTGACGTTATCGCTGATGGAGCACCACTCAAGGTTGGTCAGGCGATTGTCGGATTTTATTCCGTTTCGGTGATTAACATGGGGCAGCAAGGAATGTCCAAGGAATGCCAGGGCAACTGCCCGATGGACTCGCATGTCTTTACCCGCCAGGATCACAGATAGGTAGCCATCCTTGTCGCGCTTTTTGGTCATCAGCCTTGGATCTCGCCACTTCCCGAGATAATCATAGCGGCCTGCTGACCTAACATTTCCGGCGTCACTCACCTCATAGCGTTCGTGGCCGGGCAGCACCTTCCATATTTCTTCGGGCATGGTATCTCCATGGCCGCGAATGCGGCTTTTGTCAAAAGAGTACGGGTGTACTCCTATCGGGATTTGAGTAACTCGCGCAACTGAGCGTCGGCGGCTTGCATGTCGGCCATCGAGCGAAACCCGATGTTGATGGCGTACTTTCCGCCGCCGGATTCGGTCGTGTAGAAACCAGTGTTGAGCACGTCCACCGCTACCGGCTCGGGCTGCTCGGCGCCGAACTCGAGATAAGCAAACCACAGGCCCTGCACATACTCGTCGGCGTAACCGGTGCAATCATCGCCACGGGCCAGGGATCGACCATCGAGGAAGCCGAAGACCGGGTGCTTGGTTGCCATCACCCATTTCTGAAAACGCTCGCGCTTACCTTCAACTTGCGATTTTGCGCAAGGTGCCGATTCAGCATCCAGCAGGGCGCGCAGCTCTTCCCGAACCAAGTCGCTGTCAGCCTTGGACGGAGGAACCTGCATAGGTGCATGCTGGTCGAGGTGATGAGTTAGAGCCTCAATAGCGTGCTCAATAAGCTCACGCGATACGCCGTAAATCGTTTGATTGATGGTCATGGCAATTCGTCTCCGACGATCATTTTGCAGGGGCCCAGGCGTACAGCCTTGAGTTCAGCCCGCAAATCATCTATCTCCTGATCGGCAGCGGTCAGGCGCTGTTGCAGGGCGTCACGCTCTTTGATCGCGAGCGCGTGTTTGCCGCGCCAGTGCAGCACTGCGTCCAGTTCTTCAACCGTTTGAATTGGCTTGCTCATGCTCAGAACCTCAATTGTCTGTGCCTGTGTAGGTGCGCCAAGGCACCTTCACTCCGTTGACCAGAAAGCCCCAGTCACCGCGCCACTTGCTGGTGATGAACAGGGTGTAGACGCCGCCGGGGGAAATCTGGCAGATGCGGTGGTACTCGCCGTGCCGCAGTCGGGCAGTGTCACCAGCCTGGCGATGGATGTATTCCGTGGCCTGGGCCGAGCTGCTGTAGCCGAGCGCCGCAAGCTCCTGATCGAAGCCCTCTATCAAGCGCTGTTCCGTGTACCAGCCGCGCAGGATAATCGTGCGCGCATTCCACGGATGGTCATGCAGATCCCGGTCTTCGTCGTGCCGCATGATGTGGTGCACGCGGAACGACCATGGGCACCACCACAGCGCGGGCTTGTGGGTTTCGCGGGAGTAGGGGTTGAACAGCCACCAGCGGCCCATGTACATCTCGGCGCCGTCGGCGGACATGATGTGCAGGTACGGTGTGCGCTTGGCGCGGGTGATGAGCCAGGCGGCGACCGCCGGGCGCGCAAGCAGCTTGGCGACGATGCGCCAGAACAAGTTGATCACGGGGAGTCCTTGCCGGGCCATGCCCGGGCGGTGGAGTGGGGTAATTAGAGCGAAACTTCGCCGGTATCGATCTTGCGAAGCTCCATCACTTCTATTCGGTTGGTGCCGTCAGTGATCACCCAGCACGGCAGTTCAAGGTTGCGGAAGGTGCCGTGGTAGTTTCGGTAGGCGCCGAGCGCTGCCTTGCGGAAACAATCAGCTGCTACCTTTCCGATAGGCGTTGGCTGCCCCCCCCTAGCAGACAGAGCTCGAACACAACAGCATTTTGAATTCGCTTTGCCGCCGCGCGGATGGTGTTCGGTGCCAGATGAAAATCCTTGGCGACCTCAACAACGTGCTTGTAGAGGAGGGCGTCGTGGATTTTTTGGTCGCGCTCGCCGTTACGCAGGCCAGCGTAGATGACTGCTTGCATGGGTTATCTCCAAGCGTGCGCCTGCCTCGCCGGCTGGCGTGATTCGTTGATGGGGTATTACGGGTGACCGGCATGGAGCCGGATTAAGGAGAAGTTATGAAACCGCAGTGGATCGACCATGGACCAACATCCTCACCATCGAAAGCGGAATAGGAAAAGGCAAGGAGGTGATGGCTCAGCCAACCTGGGGCGCAGACAACGACCCCATACCTATCTCGGTTTATGTGACCGTGAATGACGATGGCGACAGAGTTATCGGCACGATCAATGGGCCTTTCGAAAGCGTCAAGCATGCTGAAAGGCTGGCACTTGAGAAAGCGTCAGCTTGGTATGAGCGTGGTAACGGCTGATAGGCGTTAGGCTGCTTGTCGCTGCCCCAGGACTGTCTGCCGTGCCGTTTCAAACGCGCTGCCGAGGATCTCGGTGGCGCCCTCGATGTTCTCGTTTCCATCCTCAAGCCTGAGGCCGAGGTTCAGGTAAACGACCCCATCCAGCTCGAAGAACACGCCGCCGAACATCCACAGCGCGCCGGGGTTCAGGCCGATCGCCTCCCAGGCCTCGTCCATGTCGATACTGGCGGGGCAATGCTCCTTCCACAGCGTGACCAAGCGCTCGTGCTCGACGACCTGCGCGGCGCGATCTTCTTTCGAGGTGCCTTTCGCTGGCTTGGCGCTGGAGCGAAGCGCGCGGTAGCCATATTGGTCGGGGCGACACCAATGCACGTCAAGATCACGGCTTGCACTGAGTTTCACTCCGCCGACATAGCTGCGGCTGCCTGAGCGCATCGGAGATGTTTCTCCGCCGAACACCTGGCCCAGCTTGGCGCGCTGTGTATTCCAGGCTGAGCGCTTGGCATCCCAGGCGATGACGGCGGCAACCACAGCCGGGGCGGTGGTCTTGTACATGTAGTTGCTCATGGATTATCTCCAGTCAGGCGCCGCCCTCCGCGTTACCGGATGCAGCGAGTAGGGTGGGTTATTCGTCGCCGTCGTCTTCGGCGTTCATTTGGAGCGATTCGGCGAAGCCCGCTTGCCGTAATTTGCGCGCCACGTTTTCTGTTATCTCGTAGCCGTGGGGCTTAATTTCGAATAGAGGGGCGGACTTCTCCGCGCCCAGTGAGTGGGCATATGCGATCAGTCGCCAGATGGTTATTCGGTCTTTCGTCTCACCCAGTTCAGCGGTGAGCGCTGCCAGCCGGTCACGCATTCCCTGGCGGAAGTAGTGACGGATGATGTCGGACGGCCCTTTTACCTTGGGTGCTGCTGGCGGCAGATCTTCTGCCTTGGCGTTGCGCACCAGCAGTTGCACTGCCTCGCCGACTTCCTTGATCTCACGCCAGAGCATCAGCTCGTCGAGCATCTGCCGGGTGCCATACGGGACCGTGTGCCGCAATTCCTGCTCGCCCAGTTCCTTCCGCTTCTCGGCCAGCCTGGCTGTTCGTTCTTCCTGGGTCACAGCCATGGCCTACCTCTTCTATTCCGCTGGCCGGCAGTGCGAGCCAGGTTTGACGCTTGCGTTGCTGGACTCGACTCACGCGGCGCATCGCTGGCCGCCTGCACGAGACTTCGGATAGTCGATCGAGTACTTTTCAAGGATTCGAGTCAGCGTGGTGCCGGTGATGTGCAGCTTCACGCACAGACGGCGACGGCTGATTCCAAGCTCTTTGAATGCATTGATCCGCTCAACCAAGGATGCTTCGCGCTCGGCGGCAGCCTTGATGAATCCGGGGCTGTTGTGCCCGCCGTGTGAGGACCGCTTGAACTTGAAGTCGAACTCTTTCGACATACTGAGCAGGGTTCGCCTGCCGATTCCGGTGATGTCGATCACTTCGCTCTGGGTGTGGTCTGGAGCAAGCTCCATCACCCATTCAACGCGCTTGCGTCGCTGCTCTTGCTGAATCTCCAGTGGAGTGGGCGGCGGCGGCGCGACCGGCTCAACTCGACGCCGAACAAACGGCTTCGGTGCCGGCGGCTCTTGGGGTACATATACGACGGGTTTCGGTGGTGGGGGAGGTTCGATCTCTTCGATCTCGCCGCCGGCCGCCACAAACTCGGCGACCTGGGCCGCCAGCTCATTGGCTTTTGGCCGTAGTGCCTCGACCAGGCTGAGGTGGTTGCTGATCATGATCAGGCTCCTAGGCGATGGGCTTGCGCCCGGGCTTTGTCCGCGACTTCATCAACCATCCTGCCAAGCTCCAGATTGAACTGGACCAGCTCTTGATGAAGCATCGCGATGTACTCCTCATCGCGCTCAATGGTCTCGATATACAGCCGGCAGTCTTCATCCTGGCGTGGATCGAATGACAGGAAATCCCACCACTCCCGGCCCGTGACGAACATGCAGCCCTGAACCTGCGGCTTATGTTCCTCGGGCATGCCTTCAAGCCAGGTGCGGACGTGGACGGCCTCATTGAATGGGCATTTCGACTCAATACCCCCGTCCTCGCCAATCAATCCGTCCGGCGAACAGCCCAGCCAGTCGTATTTTGGATGAACTACGAAGCCCGATTTGATGACGCTATTACCAGTCAGGATTTCGTAGAAGTCGTGGCTCGACTGCTCAACCTCGGTTCCCCAGGCCATCGACTTGCTGCTGACCGAATGTTTCGATCGGTTGGCCAGGCGCTCAAAAGCCAGCTCGCGCATGTAGGTGGTACGGGCCGCAAGCGGCTTGCGTTTGCCGTGTTTGTCACGGTCGCCCCATGCAATAACATCCTTGAATCGGCTGGCGGTGAGTCGCCCGCTGCGGTCCTGGTGCCACTGCTCGGTGCGCTGAAGGTCTACAGAGGCGTTCATTGAGTATCGTCCTGACTATCGACGTCGGCAGCAGCGTCGGCGCTATCGCTGACAGTTGTGAACTCGGCGTCGATGGTTTGTGCAATGGCCTTAAGTTCGCCGTGACGGGTCACGCCAATGGCGCCGCGCTGCTGTGGTTTCAGGGCTTTCCAAGCTTTTTCATAGCCTTCGATGCCCTGATCTTGAGCGATTTTTTTCAGCTGTTCGAAAAGGTCGGAGGCCGCATCTGTTGCGTCGCCCTGGGGTACTGAAGCGGCACCTACGTCAGCAGGCTTTTCGCTGGCAGATCTCGGGGTAACATCTGTTTCCGGAAGCGTATAGCCGTCGTCCAGCTCTTCGCGTGTGTACACGCCCAGGATCACGTCAGGGCAGTACAGGCGAGCCCATTTCTTGAGGGCCAGGTAGGCGATCTGCTGCTTCGGATCGTCTGCCCACAGCGTCGAGTTCCGGGTCCGTGCCTGAGTCATCAAGGTGGTCAGTTCGCGTGGGGTATCCTCGCCCACGAACGTAGCCCAAACGCGGACGCCCAACCCTTTCTCGTCATTAATGTTCCAGTTTGGGACGCGATACTTTTTTGGCTGCCCGTGGTCATCCGTTTGTTTTTTGCTCTCGATCTCGCGGAAATTGCCAATGATTTTGTCCCAGTCGCCAAACCACTCGTAGTGAATTCGATCAATGGTCGGGGCCCGGGTGGTGATGACCGCGTTGACCAGTTGGGCTTCATAGCTCAGTTGGCCGCCGTTAACGATGAAGGTCTTCTGCGCCACTTGGAATGGGTTCATTCCCCACTGCATGGACTGCATGATCACTGCCATGCAGTCAGCGGTGTTGCCGTGAAAGTGCTTCGGTAGCGTGGTTTTGCCCCCTGCCATGATGCCCGCGAGCTCAGTCATCGACTGCATGCTGTCGCGGTTGAGGATCAGCCCAGTCGGGCTGGTGTCCATTGATACGGTAGAAATCTGGGTTTGGGCGCTCATTGCTAACTCCATAGCCGACGACTTTGGTCGGCCTCCGGGGTGGTTTCAGGGTTCTTTAGAACGACATGGCGCGAAGCCAGGCAGAGGCTTCGTCATTGGTGACGCAGAAGGCCATGGCTACGACCTCGACCACTTCGCTGGCGCTTGGAATGTTCGAGTCAGCGAATGCGTCCGCCGCTGGGGTCGGATCAACTTCCGCTACAACCGTTTGTGCTGGGTCAGCAATCACTGGAGCCGCAACGACATTCACTGCTGGGGCGGGCGTAGCCGCCTGGGCACGCAGACGGGCCAGCTCTTCCTGATCGCGCTGATACTGCGAGTCACGTTCACGGTGCTGGCGTTGTTGTTCTTCCATGTCGCGGCGCTGCTGGTCCAACTCGTCCTGCTGCTTCTTCAAGCGCAGACGGTCTTCCTCGGCGCGCTGCTTGCGCAGCTCTTCAGCCTCTGCGTCGGCGAGTCGTTGCTTCTCGCGCAGCTCGTCCAGTTCTTTCTGCTGGGCCAGCAGCTTGGCAGCAGCTTCCTCTCGATCAATGGCAGCCTTGTGTAGCGCTTCCAATTGCTCAATGGCGTTGTCGCGAGCGATGGTGCCTTCGGCTTCAAATTCGCCATATTCTTCGGGCAGGATCACCGACTCCTTAACGCCTTTCAGAATTCCGGCGACGTCGGCAGCGCTGCGGCTTGCGTATGCGGCGGCGACAGAGCTGAAGCGGGTAATCTTGGCCCGGATGGCTTCGACACGCTCAGCCTCGACACGCTCGCGCTCTGCCTTGGCATCAGCTACGCGTTTTTCTTCGGCTTTGATTGCTTCGTCAACAGGAGTCTCGATTGCCAAGACTCGATCTTTCAGCGCCTCGCCGAACTCCTTTACCTGGTTGACGCGAGCCTGAGCTTCTTTGACCTTTTGCTGATATGGCACCAATGCGGTTTTGGTGGTCTTATCCAGGGCGTAGCGCACATCGCGGATATCGACGCGAACTTCCTTCGCGCTCGCCAAGCCTTCGCTCGTCGAGCAGTCAACGACCAGCTTCGCGTAAGTTGTTTCCAGGCGCACGATTTGCTCCTCGTGCGGCCGATACTCCGCGATGTCGGTGACTGCGACAGCTGGGGCAATGGACTTCTTGGATTCTTCGGTTTCGCCCATTTCGAGCGATTCTTGTGCGGGTGCTTTTTTAGTATTTGTGGACATGACGATCCCTCGCCGCGCCTGGCGCAGCATTGAAAGTGTTTGTGGTGTGGTTACGCCGTCAAGCGGCGGTATATGTGGAGGCGTTGTAGTTGGCGTAGATTTTGTCGATGCGCGCTTGGTAATACCTGTGTTCGGCTTCGTCGATGGCTCGGAGCATGAACGCCAAGGTTATGCACGACCGCGCCGCTGCACTGGCGTTTGGTTTTCCGAGGTCGCGAATCAAGTTATCGACCTCGGTTTCTATCCAGCCCACGGCGATCTGATGGTCTCGCTGTGCGATGTTCATTCAACACCTCCCGCTGGTGGGCAGATCAACTCCATCTGCGCCATGGCTGCACCGACGCGAATCTTTAGGTTTGCGCGCTCCTTCAGTTGCCGAGCTTTACGTTCCGCCAGGTCGTCCGCCGTGTATTCATGGAACAGGTCGACGTGCTGTTTCTTCCCGAAGCTCGGTAAATCCCAGCGCCTGTCGGATTCCCTAGCCTGGGCGCTATCCGCGTAGCTGGTTGGCATGGCGAGTCTCCAAGCGCCGGGCGAGGGCGCAGGCTTCGTTGTGGTTGCGGCGGAACCCGATGACCTTGCCGGTCCGGCTGTCCACCACATGAAAGAAGTCGCGGCCTGCAGGCTTCACCATCATCCGGAAGGTGATCACTGGCTCAGGTCGCCCAATCAGCCGGTAGAATTCGGCGGTGGCGATCCGGGAACGCTGATGCAAGCCTTCGACGATGTCGCGGCGCGATTGGATGCTGTGGTGCATGGTCACCTCCAAGGTGGTGGGTTGTTCACCTGTATTCGTCAACACTCATGCCTCCCGCTGGTTGCCGATGGGCGCGGGGGAGGAATGCTGACGTAATAGAGGTGGGGAAGGGTGCAGGCGCCCGGCACTTCCCGGGATGTGTCGAGTCTGGCCAGCTATGCCCTCGGACTCGCCTGCGGTGTTCTTCTTCATTTGGGGTGGGCCTACCTTTCGGCCGATGCGCGGTGACATCGTCGGCCCTGCTGTCCGCTGCCTGTTGGGGTGATGGGCGAAGCCTTCAGGCTTGCTACGCCACGCGGGTGAATCGTTGATCTACTTCATGGCCGTATCTCCTGTTGTTCGCTCACTGGGAAGGCAGTGGCTACCTATGGGATGAGTTTCTTGAGCGCTGACTTGCCCAGGCCGCGAATCGACAGCCGAAGGTGTCCGAGGTCCTTCTTGACCCTCTTGCGCTCAAGGATGAAGTGCCAGGCCCTGGTGCAATGCACGCACTCCTGATCGGCGAGGAAGTCTGCAATCTCATCGATCTGCAGCCCGACCATTCCATAGCCGCAGCTGGACGGCTCGCGGTGCTGGAACGCTCCCCAGATGTGAGTTTTGCGGCGGTGCTGCTCGTCGTGCAGAATTTCGTGATGCTCGCCATTCGGCCACGGCAAAATCCCAAGGATGTCGTCATGGGCGCTTGCAGGCCTTGGGCCGATCTGGTCGTAACCGTTCTGGCACTTCCCAATGCACACCCCGATGATGCGAGTCAGGCGCTTGATCTGCTGTAGGCACGTTTCGTGTGCGGCCAGCGTGATTACCACTTTCCGCTCGAAGTTCATGTGCGGTTTCTCCGGTTGTTTTCCCAATGCCCACCGCTCTGGATGGGCATCAGTGAAAAGGTCCGTCATGCATACATCCGAACAGTCACGAAGCCGTTGCTCTCCACACGGTGCGTCCAGCGATTGAACCAAACGCCATCGCCGAACTTCTTCATCGCCGCTCGGCGAACCTCGATGACGATGCTGTCGGCGGTGTCGCCCTTGTCAGGTGCTACGAGCCAGTCGAGGCGTTTGCCGTTGCTCAGGCTGCTGTCTATATAGAAACGCGCCATTTGCTTATCCCTCAATACCAAAGTGGCGGCGAACTACCTGCTCGCCGATTTCTTCAAGCAGCGCCTCAACACCAAAGTGATTGACGACTTGCTCAACTTCGAAGTTTTCCAGAACCGTTGCGCCGTCTGCATCGAATGCCGAGACAGCCATAAACGTGCGACTAGTCGGGTTGACGTCGATCTTGCCGGCGTCGAAATTCAAAACTGAGATATTCATTCCTTTCCCCTTTCAATGATTTCCCAGATGACCCTGTCGCCAAGGTCATCGAGGAAATCTGTGGTCTCCACCACGCGCATCGCCCGATTCATATCTCTGGCCGGCGTCACACATTTCGTGGACGGTGTTCTTCGCCGACCGGCTTGCGTGGTTTCGCGTACTCACATGTGGGAGTACGGCAGCGATCCAGAGGCTGCATGGACGACGGTTTAGCTTTCTCACCACCGGGGTTGCCGGTACGTCGTTGGGTCACGTCAGGTTTTAAAAGAGCGTTCGGCGTCTGCCTGGCATCGCTGCCTGTGTTGCGGCGGGCTGTGAGGCCCTGGCGAGTCCCTGTTGGGTGACTCGATGGATTAATATTGCCTGGGGAATTATTAATGGTCAATGCCTGAGGAAATAATATTTTCTGGAGACGTAAAAAACCCGCACTTGGCGGGCTTCTTTAGGCGATAAGGGCTTAGTCCTCGGTAATCATCTTGTACGTGATGATCTCTCTGTCTTCCAGTGCCACGTACCGCACGTACTTCATTACCTTGATGGAGATTGGCATTCCCAGGCTGAGCTTTTGGATCTCTGGGAACTGCTGGCGGTTGTAGCTCACCTTTTGCTTGGAGTTGCCACTCCTGACGTAGATCGTTCCATTTTCCTTAAGATCTGCCACCACACCGAAAAGAGTAGTCGGCTCGGGCTTGATGTCTTGGTGTGCGGAAAGCCTATCATGGGTTATGCGTACCGCATCCAGGGTGCCGCCCCAGTGGTAAACCTTGGAGTTAGGGGCCGGCCAGGAAAGCTCTGCGCCGATCTTGCTGGCCTCCAAAACCCCAAGCATATCGCTCAAGGCTTTTGTCGCTGGAACCCCTATTACGGCGACCAGCTCCCTGATCCGATCATGAGTAGGAGCCTTAAGTACGTC
It encodes:
- a CDS encoding coiled-coil domain-containing protein codes for the protein MSTNTKKAPAQESLEMGETEESKKSIAPAVAVTDIAEYRPHEEQIVRLETTYAKLVVDCSTSEGLASAKEVRVDIRDVRYALDKTTKTALVPYQQKVKEAQARVNQVKEFGEALKDRVLAIETPVDEAIKAEEKRVADAKAERERVEAERVEAIRAKITRFSSVAAAYASRSAADVAGILKGVKESVILPEEYGEFEAEGTIARDNAIEQLEALHKAAIDREEAAAKLLAQQKELDELREKQRLADAEAEELRKQRAEEDRLRLKKQQDELDQQRRDMEEQQRQHRERDSQYQRDQEELARLRAQAATPAPAVNVVAAPVIADPAQTVVAEVDPTPAADAFADSNIPSASEVVEVVAMAFCVTNDEASAWLRAMSF
- a CDS encoding lambda exonuclease family protein, whose protein sequence is MNASVDLQRTEQWHQDRSGRLTASRFKDVIAWGDRDKHGKRKPLAARTTYMRELAFERLANRSKHSVSSKSMAWGTEVEQSSHDFYEILTGNSVIKSGFVVHPKYDWLGCSPDGLIGEDGGIESKCPFNEAVHVRTWLEGMPEEHKPQVQGCMFVTGREWWDFLSFDPRQDEDCRLYIETIERDEEYIAMLHQELVQFNLELGRMVDEVADKARAQAHRLGA
- a CDS encoding ASCH domain-containing protein gives rise to the protein MSEIKERPILFSAPMVRAILEGRKTVTRREVKCQPHSKADIGSYGLGQPFIRNPDVTKPNPECPYGRAGDRLWVRETFALLGNEDGCCIDWQDNLVKGDERGAARIYRASCPPGDYGLNQIPAKAEWKPDTEAMEYDGAWRPSIHMPRWASRILLEITDVRVERLQDITPEQVTAEGVSTRGEAMWGGQWWLDAPQQAIEDARKDFADLWTSTGGDWNANPWVWVVEFKRVTP
- a CDS encoding RecT family recombinase produces the protein MSAQTQISTVSMDTSPTGLILNRDSMQSMTELAGIMAGGKTTLPKHFHGNTADCMAVIMQSMQWGMNPFQVAQKTFIVNGGQLSYEAQLVNAVITTRAPTIDRIHYEWFGDWDKIIGNFREIESKKQTDDHGQPKKYRVPNWNINDEKGLGVRVWATFVGEDTPRELTTLMTQARTRNSTLWADDPKQQIAYLALKKWARLYCPDVILGVYTREELDDGYTLPETDVTPRSASEKPADVGAASVPQGDATDAASDLFEQLKKIAQDQGIEGYEKAWKALKPQQRGAIGVTRHGELKAIAQTIDAEFTTVSDSADAAADVDSQDDTQ
- a CDS encoding NUMOD4 domain-containing protein, with protein sequence MPEEIWKVLPGHERYEVSDAGNVRSAGRYDYLGKWRDPRLMTKKRDKDGYLSVILAGKDMRVHRAVALAFLGHSLLPHVNHRNGIKSDNRLTNLEWCSISDNVRHAIDTGLIVYGKDLNARRSKGWIQAEKSGFGLMLRGRQDLIAAGMNPSTVTSCLKGQRNTHRGFTITRVTPQNL